A genomic stretch from Theobroma cacao cultivar B97-61/B2 chromosome 4, Criollo_cocoa_genome_V2, whole genome shotgun sequence includes:
- the LOC18603156 gene encoding serine/threonine-protein kinase BLUS1 produces MAHEQEHHPKLQFPLESEAYKIIDEIGVGVSAVVYKAECTPMNSTVVAIKSIDLDQSKDFDNIRRETKILSLLSHPNILNAHCSFTVDQRLWVVMPFMSGGSLQSIISSSFPDGLPEQCIAIVLKETLNALSYLHNQGHLHRDIKAGNILMDSNGCVKLADFGVSASIYESNPGYGSGSSTSSSPLMLNDVTGTPYWMAPEVIHSHTGYSFKADIWSFGITALELAHGRPPLSHLPLSKSLIMKITKRFRFSDYESNSKEGKSKKFSKAFKDMVASCLDQDPAKRPSAEKLLKHSLFKSCKGSEFLVKNVLHGLPSVEERFRVSKILGKGVHVEADDDDVDGESVSQLVKYRRISGWNFNEDGFELEPVFPDESKEDSIVKQVRFGGEMIIPGTVGEADGLSNSGRINLNSPETESSLLSSRGEGGDEASSPSSWRVGGKEESGIEGIVGDEAGIEGTVNTDIMVGGLTALVRSLDDQRQRVTDLITLFGGDVTSREDQLLQLIERLRLDLENERQKNFQLEMELEFLKIHISGASNTDENN; encoded by the coding sequence aTGGCTCATGAACAAGAACATCATCCTAAGCTTCAATTCCCATTAGAATCAGAGGCTTACAAGATCATTGATGAAATCGGAGTTGGTGTTAGTGCCGTAGTTTACAAAGCCGAATGTACTCCCATGAATTCAACTGTTGTTGCCATTAAATCCATTGATCTTGACCAGTCCAAAGATTTCGACAACATTCGACGTGAGACCAAGATCTTGTCGCTTCTTTCACACCCTAACATCCTCAATGCTCATTGTTCCTTTACAGTCGACCAACGTCTCTGGGTGGTGATGCCCTTTATGTCTGGCGGTTCTTTACAATCCATAATCTCATCTTCTTTCCCTGATGGCTTACCAGAGCAATGCATTGCCATTGTTCTCAAAGAAACCCTAAATGCATTGTCGTATCTTCACAACCAAGGGCATTTGCATAGAGATATAAAGGCTGGCAACATTTTGATGGACTCAAACGGGTGTGTTAAGCTTGCCGATTTTGGCGTTTCCGCTTCGATTTATGAGTCCAATCCGGGTTATGGATCAGGCTCATCAACATCTTCATCACCGTTGATGCTAAATGACGTGACGGGAACCCCATATTGGATGGCTCCAGAGGTGATACACTCGCATACAGGATATAGTTTCAAGGCTGATATATGGTCGTTTGGTATAACTGCACTTGAATTAGCCCATGGAAGGCCTCCTTTATCTCATCTACCTCTTTCAAAGTCTTTAATCATGAAGATTACCAAACGATTTAGATTTTCTGATTATGAAAGTAATAGCAAAGAAGGTAAAAGCAAGAAGTTTTCCAAGGCATTTAAGGATATGGTTGCCTCATGTCTTGATCAAGATCCTGCAAAGCGACCCTCGGCAGAGAAACTTCTGAAACATTCTCTTTTCAAGAGTTGCAAAGGTTCTGAATTTCTTGTGAAGAATGTGTTGCATGGATTGCCTAGTGTTGAAGAAAGGTTCAGGGTAAGCAAGATTCTTGGCAAGGGTGTTCATGTTGaagccgatgatgatgatgttgatgggGAGTCAGTGTCTCAGCTTGTTAAATATAGAAGGATTAGTGGGTGGAACTTCAACGAAGATGGGTTCGAGTTAGAACCCGTATTCCCCGATGAATCAAAAGAGGATTCAATTGTGAAACAGGTTCGTTTTGGTGGCGAAATGATAATTCCAGGAACGGTAGGCGAGGCGGATGGATTAAGTAACTCTGGGAGGATAAATTTGAATTCACCAGAAACAGAGTCAAGTTTGCTTAGTTCAAGAGGGGAGGGAGGAGATGAGGCTTCTTCACCATCATCATGGCGAGTTGGGGGTAAAGAAGAGTCAGGCATTGAGGGAATTGTAGGAGATGAGGCTGGAATTGAAGGTACTGTTAATACAGATATAATGGTGGGTGGCCTGACAGCACTGGTAAGGAGTTTGGATGATCAAAGGCAGAGGGTGACAGATCTAATTACCCTGTTTGGAGGGGATGTGACCAGCAGAGAAGATCAATTGTTGCAATTAATTGAGAGGTTGAGGTTGGACTTGGAGAATGAAAGGCAAAAGAACTTTCAATTAGAGATGGAACTGGAGTTtctcaaaattcatatttctgGTGCATCTAACACTGATGAAAACAATTGA
- the LOC18603158 gene encoding transcriptional regulator SUPERMAN, protein MERNSFSNSLKDHSIGSKAIKDSSSNYDNQNNFKLKDTRSSNNQGFGEDYLAGFSWPPRSYTCSFCKREFRSAQALGGHMNVHRRDRARLRQSPPRDHGQPPCLNLNLNPNPNPNPNFSSSSLVSSPFSSTLPSLVSPPLSSLSSSFASPSHEMKKWLVNGTLMDPLSSKGSDSTNMTKGAKSFYGVKELKDYECNKFLKKTEYVRLDLDLEIGLVSDSKKDLDLELRLGYS, encoded by the coding sequence ATGGAGAGGAACAGTTTTAGTAACAGCCTGAAAGACCATAGTATTGGAAGTAAAGCCATTAAAGACAGCAGCAGCAACTACGACAACCAGAACAACTTCAAGCTTAAGGATACACGGAGCAGTAATAATCAAGGTTTTGGAGAAGATTATCTAGCTGGGTTTTCATGGCCACCAAGGTCTTACACTTGCAGCTTCTGcaagagagaatttagatctgCTCAAGCTCTGGGTGGTCACATGAATGTTCACAGGAGAGACAGAGCCAGGCTAAGACAATCACCTCCAAGGGATCATGGTCAGCCCCCTTGTCTGAACCTTAACCttaaccctaaccctaaccctaaccctaattTCTCTTCCTCATCCTTGGTTTCTTCTCCATTCTCATCCACATTACCTTCCCTGGTTTCTCctcctctttcttctttatcttcttcttttgcttcCCCTAGTCATGAAATGAAGAAATGGCTAGTGAATGGTACCCTTATGGATCCTTTAAGCTCGAAAGGCTCGGATTCAACTAACATGACCAAGGGTGCAAAATCGTTTTATGGagttaaagaattaaaagattatgagTGTAATAAGTTCCTAAAGAAGACTGAGTATGTAAGGTTGGACTTGGACTTGGAGATCGGTCTGGTTAGTGATTCCAAGAAAGATTTGGATTTGGAGCTTCGATTGGGGTACTCTTAG